One Trueperaceae bacterium DNA segment encodes these proteins:
- a CDS encoding GNAT family N-acetyltransferase: MNVRVATQGDAAAVRDLLAGVYREGGAFVGDGPEGVNALAARIGAPSDRSFYAVAVEGAMLAGWLELHRSPAARLEHVAVLTLAVAPEARRRGAARALLGAGYAWCRRAGVLKVALHVRAGNLAAIRLYESEGFTLEGRETRQVRRLPSEGGGFEDNLLMGKWLAGPPG; the protein is encoded by the coding sequence GTGAACGTCAGGGTCGCGACGCAGGGGGACGCGGCGGCCGTGCGCGACCTGCTGGCAGGTGTCTACCGCGAGGGCGGCGCGTTCGTGGGCGACGGACCCGAGGGGGTGAACGCGCTCGCGGCGCGCATCGGGGCGCCGTCGGACCGGAGCTTCTACGCGGTCGCCGTGGAGGGCGCGATGCTGGCGGGCTGGCTCGAGCTCCACCGCTCGCCGGCCGCGCGCCTCGAGCACGTGGCCGTCCTCACGCTCGCCGTCGCGCCGGAGGCGCGGCGCCGCGGCGCCGCGCGAGCGCTGCTCGGCGCGGGCTACGCCTGGTGTCGGCGCGCCGGAGTCCTCAAGGTGGCGCTACACGTGCGGGCAGGCAACCTCGCCGCGATCAGGCTCTACGAGAGCGAGGGGTTCACGCTCGAGGGGCGCGAGACGCGGCAGGTGAGGCGCCTGCCGTCGGAGGGCGGCGGCTTCGAGGACAACCTGCTCATGGGCAAGTGGTTGGCGGGGCCTCCGGGGTAG
- a CDS encoding HAD-IIB family hydrolase: MLLAFDLDKTLVTNDYKLPPGTADAMAAARRRGHLVTVLTGRPLRSARPFLEQLEVSLPHAVNHGSLVRGPDGATLRHKRLETELVDSLLESHLSDPEVEFSAVVGDVLYVRDPEHERWTWVHAESRTITRFRVGSGLAADKVVFHGNGRSSQLDGWVARRHPELLRYLWGDGFLEIVPEGGDKGSALAYISDLLGVERGDVVAFGDGLNDVSMLTWAGHSVSVGPEAHPDALAAADEHVDSPELGGVIGWLERHAV, translated from the coding sequence GTGTTGTTAGCGTTCGATCTGGACAAGACCCTCGTGACCAACGACTACAAGCTGCCGCCTGGCACGGCCGACGCCATGGCGGCGGCGCGTCGGCGCGGGCACCTCGTCACCGTGCTCACCGGTCGGCCCCTCCGCTCGGCCAGGCCGTTCCTCGAGCAACTCGAGGTGAGCCTGCCGCACGCCGTCAACCACGGCTCGCTCGTGCGCGGCCCGGACGGCGCCACCCTGCGCCACAAGCGCCTGGAGACCGAGCTCGTCGACTCGCTGCTCGAGAGCCACCTCTCCGACCCCGAGGTGGAGTTCAGCGCGGTCGTGGGCGACGTCCTCTACGTGCGCGACCCGGAGCACGAGCGCTGGACCTGGGTGCACGCTGAGAGCCGCACGATCACCCGCTTCCGCGTGGGTTCAGGGCTGGCGGCCGACAAGGTCGTGTTCCACGGCAACGGCCGCAGCAGCCAGCTCGACGGCTGGGTCGCGAGGCGGCACCCGGAGCTGCTCCGTTACCTGTGGGGCGACGGCTTCTTGGAGATCGTGCCGGAGGGCGGGGACAAGGGCAGCGCCCTCGCCTACATCTCCGACCTGCTCGGCGTGGAACGCGGCGACGTGGTCGCCTTCGGCGACGGCCTCAACGACGTCTCCATGCTGACCTGGGCGGGGCACTCCGTGAGCGTCGGCCCCGAGGCGCACCCGGACGCCCTGGCCGCCGCCGACGAGCACGTCGACTCGCCCGAACTGGGCGGGGTGATCGGGTGGCTGGAGCGCCACGCCGTCTGA
- the sdhD gene encoding succinate dehydrogenase, hydrophobic membrane anchor protein, which produces MAVRPKNLREARDYYKGNSELAWWVFMRISGLFLVFLVFVHVFTNNITINVATVDYDYVAGRLARPAVKVFDSFLLGLAMLHGVNGLRVVLEDVIKRPGRRFWAKTVLFVVTAAVFVMGVMTLWAFSYQEMGDAVRNLASGH; this is translated from the coding sequence ATGGCCGTCCGCCCCAAGAACCTGCGTGAGGCGCGCGACTACTACAAGGGCAACTCGGAGTTGGCCTGGTGGGTGTTCATGCGCATCTCCGGCCTCTTCCTGGTCTTCCTCGTCTTCGTGCACGTGTTCACCAACAACATCACCATCAACGTCGCCACCGTCGACTACGACTACGTGGCCGGCCGCCTGGCGCGGCCCGCCGTCAAGGTGTTCGACAGCTTCCTGCTCGGGCTCGCCATGCTGCACGGCGTCAACGGCCTCCGCGTCGTGCTCGAGGACGTCATCAAGCGTCCCGGCCGTCGCTTCTGGGCCAAGACGGTGCTCTTCGTCGTGACCGCCGCCGTCTTCGTGATGGGCGTCATGACCCTCTGGGCGTTCTCGTACCAGGAGATGGGCGACGCCGTCCGCAACCTCGCGAGCGGCCACTAG
- the sdhC gene encoding succinate dehydrogenase, cytochrome b556 subunit — protein MYRGQESLWGYFLHRITGVALALYLLLHVFDIALVMYGPDGPFNAFLMFYHQWPFRIGLVLVIAAVVYHALNGLRIILLDFTGWAYKYQRSMWYGVLGLTTVIGIPVLIKIVPEIFGGA, from the coding sequence ATTTACCGGGGGCAAGAGTCGCTGTGGGGGTACTTCCTCCACCGCATCACCGGCGTGGCGCTGGCGCTCTACCTGCTGCTCCACGTGTTCGACATCGCGCTCGTCATGTACGGGCCCGACGGCCCGTTCAACGCCTTCCTGATGTTCTATCACCAGTGGCCGTTCCGGATCGGCCTCGTGTTGGTGATCGCCGCCGTCGTCTACCACGCGCTGAACGGCCTGCGCATCATCCTGCTCGACTTCACGGGCTGGGCCTACAAGTACCAGCGCTCCATGTGGTACGGGGTCCTCGGCCTGACCACCGTCATCGGCATCCCGGTCCTCATCAAGATCGTGCCCGAGATCTTCGGAGGCGCGTGA
- the folE gene encoding GTP cyclohydrolase I FolE, which yields MSDVATPLHLEFDEVGDTSMAGLVTDLIGRLGEDVEREGLVKTPDRVSRSLRFLTSGYAANVEDVINGALFAAEGSEMVIVKGIEFYSMCEHHMLPFFGRAHIGYIPNRSVLGLSKFARVVDVFARRLQLQERLTSQVADALAEVLQPRGLAVVTEASHLCMMMRGVQKQGSTTVTSAMRGVFREDARTRQEFLQAVSN from the coding sequence ATGAGCGACGTCGCGACCCCTCTCCACCTCGAGTTCGACGAGGTGGGCGACACCTCCATGGCCGGCCTCGTGACCGATCTCATCGGGCGGCTCGGCGAGGACGTCGAACGCGAGGGGCTCGTCAAGACGCCCGACCGGGTGTCGCGCTCCCTGCGCTTCCTCACCTCCGGCTACGCGGCCAACGTCGAGGACGTCATCAACGGCGCCCTGTTCGCGGCCGAGGGCTCCGAGATGGTCATCGTCAAGGGGATCGAGTTCTACTCGATGTGCGAGCACCACATGCTGCCGTTCTTCGGCCGCGCCCACATCGGTTACATCCCCAACCGCTCGGTGCTGGGACTCTCGAAGTTCGCTCGCGTCGTCGACGTGTTCGCTCGGCGCCTGCAACTGCAGGAGCGGCTCACCTCACAGGTGGCCGACGCGCTGGCCGAGGTCCTTCAGCCGCGTGGCCTGGCGGTCGTCACGGAGGCCAGCCACCTGTGCATGATGATGCGCGGCGTGCAGAAGCAGGGGTCGACGACGGTGACGAGCGCCATGCGCGGCGTGTTCCGCGAGGACGCGCGCACGCGGCAGGAGTTCCTGCAAGCGGTCAGCAACTAG
- the gatB gene encoding Asp-tRNA(Asn)/Glu-tRNA(Gln) amidotransferase subunit GatB, whose protein sequence is MFEPVIGLEVHLALRTRSKLFCGCSADGFGADPNENVCPVCLGLPGTLPVVNERALELAVRFALALDCEVPAETYFHRKHYFYPDAPKNYQTSQGDVPVGRHGRLELPSGKRIGLTRCHLEEDAGRLVHPPYAEYSLVDLNRAGAPLIEMVTEPDLSSPDEAREFLTEVRAIAQALGVSDAAPEEGKMRADVNVSLRRPGEPLGTKVEVKNLNSFRSVASALEYETKRQAVLLEEGRRVVQETRGWNEGGQRTYSLRSKETAADYRYLRDPDLPALPICEETKRRIVASLPELPRARAARYVAAGVRAAEALLIAYDVGAAGFFDAAAAAYGGPPQNLANWLTGEVAGRAGERGVAVPATDLSPATLARLLQLVDAGTLSVTAAKDLLPDLMDGADPDELVSARGLGQVSDEGALLALVTEVLAANPDLVERVKANPKAVNALLGKVMAASRGKANPDVARRLLEERLG, encoded by the coding sequence ATGTTCGAGCCGGTCATCGGCCTGGAAGTCCACCTGGCCCTACGCACGCGCAGCAAGCTCTTCTGCGGCTGCTCCGCCGACGGTTTCGGGGCGGACCCCAACGAGAACGTGTGCCCCGTCTGCCTCGGCCTCCCCGGCACCCTCCCGGTCGTGAACGAGCGGGCCCTCGAGCTCGCGGTGCGGTTCGCGCTGGCGCTCGACTGCGAGGTCCCGGCGGAGACGTACTTCCACCGCAAGCACTACTTCTACCCGGACGCCCCGAAGAACTACCAGACGAGCCAGGGCGACGTGCCGGTCGGTCGGCACGGCCGGTTGGAACTGCCGAGCGGCAAGCGAATCGGCCTGACGCGGTGCCACCTCGAGGAGGACGCGGGGCGGCTCGTGCACCCGCCGTACGCCGAGTACTCGCTCGTCGACCTGAACCGCGCGGGCGCGCCACTCATCGAGATGGTCACGGAGCCCGACCTCTCCTCGCCGGACGAGGCCCGCGAGTTCCTGACGGAGGTGCGCGCCATCGCCCAGGCCCTCGGCGTGTCGGACGCCGCGCCCGAGGAGGGGAAGATGCGCGCCGACGTGAACGTGTCGCTGCGCCGCCCGGGCGAGCCGCTCGGGACGAAGGTGGAGGTCAAGAACCTCAACTCCTTCAGGAGCGTGGCGAGCGCCCTCGAGTACGAGACGAAGCGCCAGGCTGTCCTGCTCGAGGAGGGGCGACGAGTGGTCCAGGAGACGCGCGGCTGGAACGAGGGCGGGCAGCGCACGTACTCCCTGCGCTCCAAGGAGACTGCGGCGGACTACCGCTACCTGCGCGACCCCGACCTGCCCGCGCTGCCGATCTGCGAGGAGACCAAACGGCGCATCGTCGCCAGCCTGCCCGAACTGCCGCGCGCTCGAGCCGCGCGCTACGTCGCTGCCGGCGTGCGCGCGGCAGAGGCGCTACTCATCGCGTACGACGTTGGCGCCGCAGGGTTCTTCGACGCCGCCGCCGCGGCCTACGGGGGCCCGCCCCAGAACCTGGCCAACTGGTTGACGGGCGAGGTCGCGGGCCGCGCCGGCGAGAGGGGCGTGGCCGTCCCGGCCACCGACCTGAGCCCCGCGACCCTGGCGCGCCTCCTGCAGCTCGTCGACGCCGGCACGCTGTCGGTCACGGCGGCCAAGGACCTCCTGCCCGACCTGATGGACGGCGCCGACCCGGACGAGCTCGTGTCCGCCCGCGGTCTCGGCCAGGTCAGCGACGAGGGCGCGCTACTGGCGCTCGTGACCGAGGTGCTGGCCGCCAACCCCGACCTCGTGGAGCGCGTGAAGGCCAACCCCAAGGCCGTCAACGCGCTGCTCGGCAAGGTCATGGCCGCCAGCCGCGGCAAGGCCAACCCGGACGTGGCTCGGCGCCTGCTCGAGGAGAGGCTGGGCTAG
- the dps gene encoding DNA starvation/stationary phase protection protein Dps — protein sequence MPTMTKSRLADVKLDIAKDDREALVELLNQQLADTADLQSQLKQAHWNVRGLGFQQVHLLFDDQAELFEEYVDMLAERVALLGGVAQGTVRSAARASRLEEFPAGLVKVEAAVTAVRDRVAAYAAGNRRALAAANELGEPTTEDLLTEISRGVDKQLYFLESHLH from the coding sequence ATGCCCACCATGACCAAGTCCCGCTTGGCCGACGTGAAGCTAGACATCGCCAAGGACGACCGCGAAGCGCTCGTCGAGCTCCTCAACCAGCAACTCGCCGACACGGCCGACCTGCAGAGCCAGTTGAAGCAGGCCCACTGGAACGTGAGGGGCCTCGGCTTCCAGCAGGTCCACCTCCTGTTCGACGACCAGGCGGAGCTCTTCGAGGAGTACGTCGACATGCTGGCGGAACGCGTGGCGCTGCTGGGCGGCGTGGCGCAGGGCACCGTCAGGAGCGCCGCCCGCGCCTCGCGGCTCGAGGAGTTCCCGGCCGGGTTGGTGAAGGTGGAGGCCGCCGTGACCGCCGTGCGGGACCGCGTCGCCGCTTACGCCGCCGGCAACCGTCGGGCCCTCGCCGCCGCCAACGAGCTGGGCGAGCCCACCACCGAGGACCTCCTGACGGAGATCTCCCGCGGCGTCGACAAGCAGCTCTACTTCCTGGAGTCGCACCTGCACTGA
- a CDS encoding NYN domain-containing protein, whose amino-acid sequence MPGAPGDSPRQRVALFVDTQNLYYAARDNHGGSVDYERLLAACLRGRRLAHATAYVVAREGDATAFGFFGKLSALGYRVKRRTVRIHRVDDEGNVRLEGDWDMGIAADVVRSLDFADVIVLASGDGDFAPILELAQERGKRVEVMAFREVAGQALQDLADRFVALNEVPGIFLPGKGT is encoded by the coding sequence GTGCCGGGCGCGCCCGGCGACAGCCCGCGGCAGCGCGTGGCCCTCTTCGTGGACACCCAGAACCTCTACTACGCAGCCCGCGACAACCACGGCGGCAGCGTCGACTACGAGCGCCTGCTCGCGGCGTGCCTGCGTGGGCGGCGCCTGGCGCACGCCACCGCGTACGTGGTGGCGCGCGAGGGAGACGCCACGGCGTTCGGCTTCTTCGGCAAGCTGTCTGCCCTCGGCTACCGCGTGAAGCGGCGCACCGTGCGGATCCACCGCGTCGACGACGAGGGGAACGTGAGGTTGGAGGGCGACTGGGACATGGGGATCGCCGCCGACGTCGTGCGCAGCCTCGACTTCGCCGACGTGATAGTCCTGGCGAGCGGCGACGGCGACTTCGCGCCCATCCTCGAGCTCGCCCAGGAGCGGGGCAAGCGGGTGGAGGTCATGGCGTTCCGCGAGGTCGCCGGGCAGGCGCTCCAGGACCTCGCCGACCGCTTCGTCGCCCTGAACGAGGTGCCCGGCATCTTCCTGCCAGGCAAGGGCACCTGA
- a CDS encoding alanyl-tRNA editing protein: MRLDRYDSYLSTFHATVTARREDAGGAWLALDRSAFYPRSGGQLNDVGELVVAGETRQVVDVIVDAGTVWHKLGPPPGATAVEPGAAVVGRLDRDRRLRHMQRHSAQHLLSAALLRVDASFATVAVSMRGPDCTVEVPAEVTVDRLAAIEAEANGVAREARPITAFEVEEERLAEYALRRPAKVGGLVRLVAIAEYDIVACGGTHLRSTAETLPIKLLGVERVRGGHSRITFRAGQEALEDHVARFEATTRLVRAFSVPVGELPGQAERLQQELAVGRREVEAWRTRLATRLAHDLLSRRSDPSAAAVAVLEEPDAALLPEVMEACQAVEGAVALLAAVVGTEARLAFVAGHGANVDVRPHLAAALAALGGRGGGRPDRAQGAATADAERVRLVLAELAPAVRRG, from the coding sequence GTGCGCCTCGACCGCTACGACAGCTACCTGAGCACGTTCCACGCCACCGTCACGGCCCGCCGCGAGGACGCGGGCGGCGCGTGGCTCGCCCTCGACCGCAGCGCCTTCTACCCCAGGTCCGGCGGCCAGCTCAACGACGTGGGCGAGCTCGTCGTGGCCGGCGAGACGAGGCAGGTCGTGGACGTGATCGTCGACGCCGGGACGGTGTGGCACAAGTTGGGCCCGCCGCCCGGCGCGACAGCGGTGGAACCGGGCGCCGCCGTGGTGGGTCGCCTCGATCGGGACCGGCGCCTGCGACACATGCAGCGCCACAGCGCGCAACACCTCCTGTCGGCGGCGCTGCTGCGCGTGGACGCCTCGTTCGCGACGGTCGCCGTGAGCATGCGCGGCCCCGACTGCACGGTGGAGGTGCCCGCCGAGGTGACGGTGGACCGCCTCGCGGCCATCGAGGCGGAGGCGAACGGCGTGGCGCGGGAGGCCCGCCCCATCACGGCGTTCGAGGTCGAGGAGGAGCGCCTGGCCGAGTACGCGCTCCGCCGCCCAGCCAAGGTCGGTGGGCTGGTTCGCCTGGTGGCCATCGCCGAGTACGACATCGTCGCCTGCGGCGGCACCCACCTGCGCTCCACGGCGGAGACGCTCCCCATCAAGCTACTCGGGGTGGAGCGGGTGCGCGGCGGCCACAGCCGGATCACGTTCAGGGCGGGTCAGGAGGCGCTGGAGGACCACGTGGCAAGGTTCGAGGCGACCACCCGGCTGGTGCGCGCCTTCAGCGTCCCGGTCGGCGAGCTGCCCGGTCAGGCCGAGCGCCTGCAGCAGGAGCTCGCCGTCGGCCGGCGCGAGGTGGAGGCGTGGCGGACGCGGCTCGCCACCAGGCTCGCCCACGACCTGCTCTCCCGCCGCAGCGACCCCTCCGCGGCGGCGGTGGCGGTCCTCGAGGAGCCGGACGCCGCGCTCCTGCCCGAGGTGATGGAGGCGTGCCAGGCGGTCGAGGGCGCCGTCGCCCTGCTCGCCGCCGTCGTCGGGACCGAGGCTCGCCTCGCTTTCGTTGCCGGACACGGCGCGAACGTCGACGTCAGGCCGCACCTCGCGGCGGCGCTGGCCGCGCTCGGCGGGCGCGGGGGTGGCCGTCCCGACAGGGCGCAGGGCGCCGCCACGGCGGACGCCGAGCGGGTGCGCCTGGTCCTGGCGGAGCTGGCACCGGCCGTGCGGCGGGGCTGA
- a CDS encoding bifunctional nuclease family protein, with amino-acid sequence MVKVELEGIAVSGDENQFLALLRAPSGELVPIRIDSMQAISIAAGRSSERPERPLTHDLMTSILELLDATLERVDVTDLKDGVFYAMLVLERSGVRFEVDARPSDAMALAVRTNAPVYVAERVVELAAMRDDDMGGTGGAEA; translated from the coding sequence GTGGTCAAGGTCGAACTCGAGGGGATCGCGGTCTCGGGCGACGAGAACCAGTTCCTGGCGCTCCTGCGGGCGCCGTCTGGCGAGCTGGTGCCCATCCGCATCGACTCGATGCAGGCGATAAGCATCGCGGCCGGCCGGAGTTCGGAGCGGCCGGAGCGGCCCCTCACCCACGACCTGATGACCTCTATCCTCGAGCTGCTCGACGCCACGCTGGAGCGCGTCGACGTCACCGACCTCAAGGACGGCGTCTTCTACGCGATGCTCGTGCTGGAGCGCTCGGGCGTGAGGTTCGAGGTGGACGCGCGCCCGTCGGACGCCATGGCGCTGGCGGTCCGCACCAACGCTCCCGTCTACGTGGCCGAGCGCGTGGTGGAACTCGCCGCCATGCGCGACGACGACATGGGCGGCACGGGCGGCGCCGAGGCGTGA
- a CDS encoding UDP-glucose/GDP-mannose dehydrogenase family protein has protein sequence MRVTVIGTGYVGLTTGAALAYLEHDVTFVDKKADVIAQLATGVPTIHESGLAELMAAGKHRSAFQTTIPELSGEGVVLIAVGTPSKENGDADLTYVDAAATDVADRIQEGARLVVVNKSTVPVGSARHVEGIIGRRLAARGVRAEVHVASNPEFLAEGRAVHDSLYPDRIVVGSDGPVPWSVMRQLYAPILEQTFEAPPGTPRPERFELPPLITTTTTSAELTKYAANAFLATKISFINEFSVLAEKVGADVVEVARAIGLDSRIGSKFLSAGIGWGGSCFGKDTAAVLALGGAYDYQMPIVRAAVDVNRRQRLYVVEKLQQHLKVLRGTTIGLLGLAFKGNTDDLRDAPSLTLIRELNDRGAVLRVHDPVAMPNAARQHPELPVEYAADELELARGCDALVVVTDWPQYRRLDFAALAAAMRGRLLLDARNWLQAGTVEAAGLTYVGIGR, from the coding sequence ATGAGAGTGACAGTGATCGGAACGGGGTACGTCGGCCTGACGACCGGCGCGGCCCTCGCCTACTTGGAGCACGACGTCACGTTCGTAGACAAGAAGGCCGACGTGATCGCTCAGCTCGCCACCGGCGTCCCGACGATCCACGAGAGCGGCCTGGCGGAGCTCATGGCCGCCGGCAAGCACCGCTCGGCGTTCCAGACGACCATCCCCGAGCTGTCCGGCGAGGGCGTCGTCCTAATCGCGGTGGGTACGCCGTCGAAGGAGAACGGCGACGCCGACCTCACCTACGTCGACGCCGCCGCCACCGACGTCGCCGACCGCATCCAGGAGGGGGCGCGGCTCGTGGTGGTCAACAAGTCCACCGTGCCGGTCGGCAGCGCCCGCCACGTCGAGGGGATCATCGGGCGGCGCCTCGCCGCGCGGGGCGTCCGGGCGGAGGTGCACGTGGCCTCCAACCCCGAGTTCCTCGCCGAGGGCCGCGCCGTTCACGACAGCCTCTACCCTGACCGCATCGTCGTGGGCTCCGACGGGCCGGTGCCCTGGTCGGTCATGCGCCAGCTGTACGCGCCCATCCTGGAACAGACGTTCGAGGCCCCACCGGGCACGCCGCGACCGGAACGGTTCGAGCTGCCGCCCCTCATCACCACGACCACCACCAGCGCGGAGCTCACGAAGTACGCCGCCAACGCGTTCCTCGCCACCAAGATCAGCTTCATCAACGAGTTCAGCGTGCTGGCGGAGAAGGTCGGCGCCGACGTCGTCGAGGTGGCGCGCGCCATCGGCCTCGACAGCCGCATCGGCAGCAAGTTCCTGAGCGCGGGGATAGGGTGGGGCGGCAGCTGCTTCGGCAAGGACACGGCGGCCGTGCTGGCCCTCGGCGGGGCGTACGACTACCAGATGCCCATCGTGCGCGCGGCGGTGGACGTCAACCGGCGCCAGCGGCTCTACGTCGTCGAGAAGCTGCAGCAGCACCTGAAGGTGCTGCGAGGCACCACCATCGGCCTGCTGGGGCTCGCCTTCAAGGGCAACACCGATGACCTGCGCGACGCGCCGTCCTTGACCCTGATCAGGGAGCTCAACGACCGCGGCGCCGTCCTGCGCGTGCACGACCCGGTGGCCATGCCCAACGCCGCGCGGCAGCACCCCGAGCTTCCCGTGGAGTACGCGGCCGACGAGCTGGAGCTCGCCCGCGGTTGCGACGCCCTGGTCGTCGTGACGGACTGGCCCCAGTACCGCCGCCTCGACTTCGCGGCGCTCGCCGCAGCCATGCGCGGCAGGCTCCTCCTCGACGCCCGCAACTGGCTTCAGGCGGGCACGGTGGAGGCCGCCGGCCTCACTTACGTCGGTATAGGCAGGTAG
- a CDS encoding succinate dehydrogenase flavoprotein subunit, with product MIRAHKFDVIVVGAGGAGLMAARYAAHNPNVTVAVVTKLYPTRSHTGAAQGGVGAALGNISEDHPEWHAYDTVKGGDYLTDQDVAEAFAHEVIEAVYELEHMGLPFSRTPEGRIAQRKFGGHTREHGKAPVERACYAADRTGHMILQTLYQQSIKDKVHFFNEFHVLDLIMDGGECRGVVAYELATGDLHVIQAKSTVLATGGNGRMFKVTSNAHALTGDLTSIVWRRGIPIEDPEFYQFHPTGLYKIGVLLTEGARGEGGILRNADGERFMERYAPTIKDLAPRDMVSRAMYLEIREGRGCGPNKDYIHLDLTHIDAHIIEERLPDITEFARIYLGIDPITEMVPVQPTAHYMMGGVPTTIDTNVIVDGDNTIVPGLYAAGEVACASLHGANRLGTNSLGDLLVFGRRAGRNASTYATGGEFPDLPKGVLDFSRELLDTALNGPHKERVSAIRSELQATMMDNASVFRTAETLAKQVEEVKSLKARYAGIGVDDKGKKYNTELMEALELGFLLDNAQQLVTAALNREESRGAHSREDFTERDDTNWLKHSLVHKDGDGVRIDYKPVTLGRYEPKPRVY from the coding sequence ATGATCAGGGCGCATAAGTTCGACGTCATCGTGGTGGGCGCGGGCGGCGCCGGCCTCATGGCCGCGCGCTACGCCGCGCACAACCCCAACGTCACGGTGGCGGTCGTCACCAAGCTCTACCCCACCCGCTCGCACACGGGGGCCGCGCAGGGCGGGGTCGGCGCGGCGCTTGGCAACATCAGCGAGGATCACCCGGAATGGCACGCCTACGACACGGTCAAGGGGGGCGACTACCTCACCGACCAGGACGTGGCGGAGGCGTTCGCCCACGAGGTCATCGAGGCCGTGTACGAGCTCGAGCACATGGGGCTCCCGTTCAGCCGGACGCCGGAGGGGCGCATAGCCCAGCGGAAGTTCGGCGGGCACACGCGCGAGCACGGCAAGGCGCCGGTCGAACGCGCCTGCTACGCGGCCGACCGCACGGGCCACATGATCCTGCAGACCCTGTACCAACAGTCCATCAAGGACAAGGTCCACTTCTTCAACGAGTTCCACGTGCTCGACCTGATCATGGACGGGGGCGAGTGCCGCGGGGTCGTCGCCTACGAACTCGCCACCGGCGACCTGCACGTCATCCAGGCCAAGTCCACCGTGCTGGCCACCGGCGGCAACGGGCGCATGTTCAAGGTGACGTCCAACGCGCACGCCCTGACGGGCGACCTCACGAGCATCGTCTGGCGCCGCGGCATCCCCATCGAGGACCCCGAGTTCTACCAGTTCCACCCCACGGGCCTCTACAAGATCGGCGTGCTCCTGACGGAGGGGGCGCGCGGCGAGGGCGGCATCCTCCGCAACGCCGACGGCGAGAGGTTCATGGAGCGCTACGCGCCCACCATCAAGGACCTGGCCCCGCGCGACATGGTGAGTCGCGCCATGTACCTGGAGATCCGCGAGGGGCGCGGCTGTGGACCGAACAAGGACTACATCCACCTCGACCTCACGCACATCGACGCGCACATCATCGAGGAGCGCCTGCCCGACATCACCGAGTTCGCCCGCATCTACCTGGGCATCGACCCGATCACCGAGATGGTGCCGGTGCAGCCCACGGCTCACTACATGATGGGCGGCGTGCCCACGACGATCGACACGAACGTCATCGTGGACGGCGACAACACCATCGTCCCCGGGCTCTACGCCGCCGGCGAGGTGGCCTGCGCGTCGCTGCACGGCGCCAACCGCCTGGGCACCAACTCGCTGGGCGACCTGCTCGTGTTCGGGCGCCGCGCCGGCCGCAACGCCAGCACCTACGCCACGGGTGGGGAGTTCCCCGACCTGCCCAAGGGGGTCCTCGACTTCTCGCGCGAGCTGCTCGACACCGCGCTCAACGGGCCGCACAAGGAACGGGTCTCGGCCATCCGCTCCGAGCTGCAGGCCACCATGATGGACAACGCCTCGGTCTTCCGCACCGCCGAGACGCTCGCCAAGCAGGTCGAGGAGGTCAAGAGCCTCAAGGCCCGCTACGCGGGCATCGGCGTGGACGACAAGGGCAAGAAGTACAACACCGAGCTCATGGAGGCGCTCGAGCTCGGCTTCCTGCTCGACAACGCGCAACAGCTCGTCACCGCCGCGCTCAACCGTGAGGAGTCGCGCGGCGCGCACTCCCGCGAGGACTTCACGGAGCGCGACGACACCAACTGGCTCAAGCACTCCCTCGTCCACAAGGATGGCGACGGGGTCCGCATCGACTACAAGCCCGTCACGCTCGGCCGCTACGAGCCGAAGCCGCGGGTCTACTGA